The nucleotide window TGAAGACAATAGTTCCATTAAAATGGAACAAGTGTGCCTAACCCTTCTGATGTCATTTGATTTCAGTCATAAAAGAGGAAACTAACCAGAGTGAAATGGCTGAAGACCTGTGCAAGATAGGGTCAGAAAGATCCCTCGTGCTGGATAGACTAGCAAGTAACGTCGCCAAACGTAAGAGCTCTATGCCTCAGAAATTTGTTGGTAAGAGTTAAACGTTTGCTGTctcctaaaaaataaaacaaaacaaaacccaaaaaacatcTCACAGgatttttacttttgccttatGATTTTACTTGTTTTACTAAATTAGCAATATCTATCTCTATAGAAGCAGACACAGCAAtgtgttgggggaaaaaaaaaacccaaaacaaccaaacttctccagcataCATTTCTGCATGCTTGATTTTCCACATCTGGAGATTGATTTTAAgtctttttcctgtctttttctaATGCTTATGAACCAGATCATTACAAGATCTGGACAGGCTCTTGAAGTTGCGTTAAGAATCTGAAGATAGGAATAGAAGTTTCCTATTGGGAAAGCATTTGACCACATTTTCAGGGTTATTTTATTAACTTCTTGGATGACATCCAGAGCTGGGCATATTGGTGTTTGTGAAAGCATTTGTGAATAGTAGAGGATAGGTTGGATTTCAGTCTTCACCCCTTCATAAACTCTGTATACTTTTACAGCCCAAAATGATCATGGAAACAAATAAACCTAGGTCTGAGAATAATACCTAAATGAAAAGATCTTTGGGTACACTCTATAAATGATGGAAAAACTCCATGCCCATTTGCACCTAGTAGTTTTTGTCTTAACAATGAAAAAGTGGAGGCTACACCTATAAAAGTGGAGGCTACACCTATATTGTTTGCTTTGGTAAGCCTGTACCAAGTAGTGGTTACATCAGTTTTGTAATAGTGAGACCCACAGACAATACTTTGTCAGCTATGTAGtcttaaatgaataaaaacatgGGAGCTCAGAGGACAGCATATCCTCATATGTAGTTAGATTCTTTTATAATTCTCTGCACATTCATTTATAATATTATTCTAtaggaaacagagaaaactgaagtctttgaaacaaaacacacattAAGAAGGTCTTCAGTCAAAaggcaaggcaaaaaaaagaccAGTCTATGGGACAGAAATTCCAAATATACCTTCTTCAATGAGGACACAAGggtgaaagaaaaattagtatttctgaGACAAGGAAAGGGGCATCTTAGCTACATCAGGAGGTGCAACAAAAAGTTTGAAATGAAAGTCCAAGATTGTTTTCCAGTCCAAAGGCAACAATTCTGGGAGGTAGTCAAGGATAAGAAAGCTTATGCttataaaaagacaaaagttGTAGTAGAGGTAGTTACCAAAAATACATCAGCTATGTGAGGAAAACCTGATTCATTTAGACACTCTAGTAACTGATTGCATTAGGCAAAATACTAATTCTATGAAAGCTCCAGGAAGACCAGAAGAGTTAAAATTTGAAAGGTACTACCAAGCATCCTATATGTGATGTATCTGTGGGTGTGGACTAGctttttcattctccatttcccCCCTGAGAAACAGTAAAGACAGCCAGTTCAACTACGAGTTTTAGGAGGGCAGAATATCTGTCAGTTAGTTATTCAGGGAGGGGTGTAGGAAGACAACCTACTGACAGCAGATATTTATGGAAATTTGCTAACCTTCAAAAGGACAAACTTTTCTGACAAGAAAATGCCCCcaaatcctttcctttccaaTCCTCACCTGCTGCTTCATGTAATAAATACATTCCTGATTAACACAAGGTTAGGCTGGCTGGTCAGGAGAGCTTTTGGGtaataaaacatgtttattgCTTCTGTAGATTACCATGTCGTCCCAATTTCTGTGCTGAATTCCAGGGAGAAGGAGCAAATGGCATCCTTCGCATAAGGGAAAGACTGTCTGCTGCTTCACTTGTTTTTCTCAAGGCTAAATTCATTACCTTTCAAAAGTGAGATTGTTCACCAAATTATGCCAGTTAGCTGTAAAATTCTCTCTGTATTCCAACCTGGAATAGCTCCCAGACCTGAAAGCAGAACTGAGCCATCCAAACTAGAGTGAGAACTGCAGGCAAGGTTGACACATTTATCATGTTAAAACAATAGGcagcaaagaaaagagaggggctaaaaacaaacaaacaaagaaaaaagaaaagaaaagagtgCCCACATGCACTGAGTGCATTTTTACTATTTAGGTACCTGCTGCAGAACCCTGAGCAGTGCAAAGCTTGAAGTGCAACAAACCATTAGCAGTTTAATTTACTTATGCTCTAATAACCACAGAAATGagctattatttttaatgagtgCGAGTATTACCTGCATTGCCCAGATACAGAAATGATACCTGCCTACCTCAAGTTTGTGTCTGTCTCAGACActctgcttggaaaaaaatttttcttaTGACCACTTGATCCTCTCAGTCCAACTACCAACTATTTATGCTACACAAAGCAAATACTACCCAAGAAACAGCTTTTAGAATCATGCCTTCTGGATGCCCAAAATTTTGTGTATAATGAAGACGAGTCCCACTTTTCAGTGATATACAGTGCCCATGGACTATAAATGATTTTGAcctcattttttcctccttgcgTCAAGGGTATACATTCATATTAGGAGAGTTTTTCTATATTTAATTCAAGAGTCTTTCACAATGCCTATTTTGAATTTTAAGCCTCAAACTCTGCCTGAAAACTCTAGCATTAGAAAGGGtaaatctggaagaaaaaagaatgcatGCCAGTAGAGGGGTGCTCAAATTGGCAGACTAATAGGGAAAGGAAATAAGAGGAAGTAGAATCTTGTGTGGCGCAGCTAGAAGGTGTCTGTACCCTACATCCCTTATAGGAACTTACGCAATGCTCAGagtgtttctttctgtgcttgCAGAGCATGGACAAACTAGTATGAAACCATGTCTTGTGGGAAATGTAGACAGCAGGACTTTCTACATATTAGCCCCATCATTGCAATAGTGCCGTATTAGAAGTTTTCTGGGCTCCTCACTGACTTTAAACAGTCAATTTGAGTAGAAACTGGGTGGGAAATTATTGATAAATTAATTTGCAGATCTTCTGGTAAATTTTCCATGCTCCtattagcatttcttttagACAAATTAGGACTTTCCAAGGCCTACCAGCAAATGTCATTTTGATTAGGAAATGGTGACAGCACCTCATAGAGTTGTTTGTGGCTTTCAATGAATTTCCCAAGAtctgcagagctggaaaatCCATCTTGACTGTAAACAATGTGTTATTGGTAGTCTCTAGCAACCTGTGGGAATTTTTTAACCCTTTGCATTTGCACAAATTTATTAGGGGCCTGATAAGAACATTGATGGTTTACACTGTTTGAGAAGACTGTTCAGGTTCATTACATCAGCATCTGTGTATTTAAATAGTTTCTCCCACTCCTAACTTCTATGTTTTGCTTAGTCCTGTCTGTCCAGGAATTTTGAGAAATTGCAGTGAAACTCAGTGTTCAATACTAGAATACCCAGCTAGAGATACATTAGTGcagtctgattttaaaaaaaattacgaGTCCCCCCTTACTTTTGGCATCCCAAATCAGAGTCGAAGTTGCAAGTAACAAGTAATCTTGCTCTATATAGGGCTTTTTACTTCATAGGAGAAATATATTCCAACTACAAGtgcacttaatttttttccatggttCTTGGCTGCTTCTGTAGATGATAACTTTTTGACACAAAATTTCTAGGAACATGAGCAGCTTCTGGTAATGTGTCTAACAtggcttatttaaaaaacaaggcGTGGGAGGGAGGTGGCAATATGAAAAGTTAAgtttttgttgatttttctcTGACGCAACATATGATCACATTTGCCAATGATGTGGGTTATTTGTAAGAAACTGAAGGTCTAAGACTAAAACATAGGATTTCCAGTCTAAAATTTAATGTGCTTCATGCTCTGAAGCATGAAGGCCAGGCTCACTGTAAGTGTGCTGGTACACTGTCTTCACTAACCACAAAGGCCTGCCTTAGCTCCCTGTAAGAGGCAGATGAGGGAGTCCAGTCAGAAAGGAGAGAGGGTGAAGCACTCAATCTGTAGCTCCCACGAGTCCCCGTGTAATTATTTCCAGAATCTGTTTGCAtccatttgcttttccaaaaaaCCTCAAATTATCTTGCAGGtttaaaaaaccacaccaaacaACCATTTTTCTGACCAGCTATATTAAAGAAATATGAATACCTCAGGTGACTTTTGGAGGTGGATTTGATCAACTCTTTTCATCCATGTTGCTGTTTTATTAATCCATGATGTTCAGTTCCTTAATTATGTAGAAATCAACCCTCTAATTCCTGACTGTTTTTCACTGCAGGTGAGAAATGTTTGCCTGATCTTCCATACGATGCTACCACCAACTATGAGAAGGAGAATGAGATAATGCAGACGCACGTTATAGACCAGGCCATTAATAACGCCATCAGTTACCTGGGGGCAGAGTCCCTGCGTCCCCTTGTCCAAACACCACCAGGCGGTTCTGAGGTGGTACCCGTCATCAGCCCCATGTATCAGCTCCACAAACCTCTTGGGGACAGTCAGGCTCGCTCCAACCATACAGCTCAGGACAGCGCGGTGGAAAACTTgttgctgctttccaaagccaAATCTGTCTCCTCTGAACGAGATGCCTCTCCCAGCAACAGCTGCCAAGACTCAACAGATACAGAAAGCAATAACGAGGAACGCAGTGGTTTAATTTACCTGACAAACCACATAGGTCCCCATGCAAGAAATGGCATCtctataaaagaagaaaacaggcaaTATGACGTCTTGAGGGCAGGTACTGACAATTCCCAGGATGCTTTCAAAGTGATCAGCAGCAATGGGGAGCAAGTAAAAGTTTACAAGTGTGAACACTGTCGAGTCCTTTTCTTGGATCACGTGATGTATACGATCCATATGGGCTGCCACGGCTTCCGTGATCCTTTTGAATGCAACATGTGTGGCTACCATAGTCAGGACAGGTACGAATTCTCTTCCCACATAACGCGAGGGGAGCACCGTTTCCACATGAGTTAAAACTCCTCCAGCACAGATCTAGCCTCAACAGCTGCATTAGTGGAGCTGCATGAGCCACGACAGCAACAAAGCACAAGTCAGCTGGACAGTAGAAGTAACAAGAGAATCAAAAGTTCAGCtaccttctcccacaagaaaagatttttccttttggtagCATGCATTGCAACTCAGTTTTCTAAAATGAGTACTAaagtttttactgaaaatgtttgATCACCAAAAACCTTTAGTAATGTAAGTAGGAGCTTTTGTAGTGACATAGCTGAAAGCCCTTCCCTTAACTGATGCTTCTTGCAAACCTCCCTTGCCAAAACTGTTAACCATGTGCTGGATGCTCCACATGGATGAGGACGCAACAGGCAGGAGTGGCCAAGCTTTCTCTCTTAACACCCTGATCGTA belongs to Haliaeetus albicilla chromosome 3, bHalAlb1.1, whole genome shotgun sequence and includes:
- the IKZF1 gene encoding DNA-binding protein Ikaros isoform X6 codes for the protein METDEAQDMSQVSGKESSPISDVPDDADEPMPVPEDLSTSSGGQQSAKNERVLGERPFQCNQCGASFTQKGNLLRHIKLHSGEKPFKCHLCNYACRRRDALTGHLRTHSVGKPHKCGYCGRSYKQRSSLEEHKERCHNYLQTMNISSSLYSGEKCLPDLPYDATTNYEKENEIMQTHVIDQAINNAISYLGAESLRPLVQTPPGGSEVVPVISPMYQLHKPLGDSQARSNHTAQDSAVENLLLLSKAKSVSSERDASPSNSCQDSTDTESNNEERSGLIYLTNHIGPHARNGISIKEENRQYDVLRAGTDNSQDAFKVISSNGEQVKVYKCEHCRVLFLDHVMYTIHMGCHGFRDPFECNMCGYHSQDRYEFSSHITRGEHRFHMS
- the IKZF1 gene encoding DNA-binding protein Ikaros isoform X2, whose translation is METDEAQDMSQVSGKESSPISDVPDDADEPMPVPEDLSTSSGGQQSAKNERVLAGNIKIETQSDEENGRACEMNGEECAEDLRMLDTSGEKMNGSHNGPGSKAMSGVGGIRLPNGKLKCDICGIICIGPNVLMVHKRSHTGERPFQCNQCGASFTQKGNLLRHIKLHSGEKPFKCHLCNYACRRRDALTGHLRTHSVGKPHKCGYCGRSYKQRSSLEEHKERCHNYLQTMNISSSLYSVIKEETNQSEMAEDLCKIGSERSLVLDRLASNVAKREKCLPDLPYDATTNYEKENEIMQTHVIDQAINNAISYLGAESLRPLVQTPPGGSEVVPVISPMYQLHKPLGDSQARSNHTAQDSAVENLLLLSKAKSVSSERDASPSNSCQDSTDTESNNEERSGLIYLTNHIGPHARNGISIKEENRQYDVLRAGTDNSQDAFKVISSNGEQVKVYKCEHCRVLFLDHVMYTIHMGCHGFRDPFECNMCGYHSQDRYEFSSHITRGEHRFHMS
- the IKZF1 gene encoding DNA-binding protein Ikaros isoform X1, with protein sequence METDEAQDMSQVSGKESSPISDVPDDADEPMPVPEDLSTSSGGQQSAKNERVLAGNIKIETQSDEENGRACEMNGEECAEDLRMLDTSGEKMNGSHNGPGSKAMSGVGGIRLPNGKLKCDICGIICIGPNVLMVHKRSHTGERPFQCNQCGASFTQKGNLLRHIKLHSGEKPFKCHLCNYACRRRDALTGHLRTHSVGKPHKCGYCGRSYKQRSSLEEHKERCHNYLQTMNISSSLYSVIKEETNQSEMAEDLCKIGSERSLVLDRLASNVAKRKSSMPQKFVGEKCLPDLPYDATTNYEKENEIMQTHVIDQAINNAISYLGAESLRPLVQTPPGGSEVVPVISPMYQLHKPLGDSQARSNHTAQDSAVENLLLLSKAKSVSSERDASPSNSCQDSTDTESNNEERSGLIYLTNHIGPHARNGISIKEENRQYDVLRAGTDNSQDAFKVISSNGEQVKVYKCEHCRVLFLDHVMYTIHMGCHGFRDPFECNMCGYHSQDRYEFSSHITRGEHRFHMS
- the IKZF1 gene encoding DNA-binding protein Ikaros isoform X4 yields the protein METDEAQDMSQVSGKESSPISDVPDDADEPMPVPEDLSTSSGGQQSAKNERVLGERPFQCNQCGASFTQKGNLLRHIKLHSGEKPFKCHLCNYACRRRDALTGHLRTHSVGKPHKCGYCGRSYKQRSSLEEHKERCHNYLQTMNISSSLYSVIKEETNQSEMAEDLCKIGSERSLVLDRLASNVAKRKSSMPQKFVGEKCLPDLPYDATTNYEKENEIMQTHVIDQAINNAISYLGAESLRPLVQTPPGGSEVVPVISPMYQLHKPLGDSQARSNHTAQDSAVENLLLLSKAKSVSSERDASPSNSCQDSTDTESNNEERSGLIYLTNHIGPHARNGISIKEENRQYDVLRAGTDNSQDAFKVISSNGEQVKVYKCEHCRVLFLDHVMYTIHMGCHGFRDPFECNMCGYHSQDRYEFSSHITRGEHRFHMS
- the IKZF1 gene encoding DNA-binding protein Ikaros isoform X5, whose product is METDEAQDMSQVSGKESSPISDVPDDADEPMPVPEDLSTSSGGQQSAKNERVLGERPFQCNQCGASFTQKGNLLRHIKLHSGEKPFKCHLCNYACRRRDALTGHLRTHSVGKPHKCGYCGRSYKQRSSLEEHKERCHNYLQTMNISSSLYSVIKEETNQSEMAEDLCKIGSERSLVLDRLASNVAKREKCLPDLPYDATTNYEKENEIMQTHVIDQAINNAISYLGAESLRPLVQTPPGGSEVVPVISPMYQLHKPLGDSQARSNHTAQDSAVENLLLLSKAKSVSSERDASPSNSCQDSTDTESNNEERSGLIYLTNHIGPHARNGISIKEENRQYDVLRAGTDNSQDAFKVISSNGEQVKVYKCEHCRVLFLDHVMYTIHMGCHGFRDPFECNMCGYHSQDRYEFSSHITRGEHRFHMS